Proteins encoded by one window of Lasioglossum baleicum chromosome 4, iyLasBale1, whole genome shotgun sequence:
- the Trs31 gene encoding trafficking protein particle complex subunit 31 isoform X4, with the protein MISKLLCTDVLAIHCRHNLIFVGIGTTLHIFRADTFELEKKIDCLYPNNIHGIVEGPNNKLAVFGANIFSTYYIEIKDGTLEIKEDIKKKCLNDWIIAAKWFTFSGCDYLVNLSAHNSVCVYNTSNNHCQEKWCEEKCILYTGSIFVKSNKDLVVFGGTVFQEILIWELDHATCSNEVMPVLHRLQGHNGVIFSVIYNPITKLICSTSDDRTIRLWTINCSDKENENDINWREAKITLTRTMFGHTARIWRSIIRNETLITIGFSYVYLVIEW; encoded by the exons ATGATCTCAAAACTATTGTGCACCGATGTTCTTGCTATCCATTGCAGacacaatttaatttttgttg GTATAGGTACAACATTGCATATTTTTCGTGCTGACACGTTCGAATTAGAAAAGAAAATAGATTGTCTTTATCCAAATAATATACATGGAATCGTTGAAGGTCCCAATAATAAATTAGCTGTGTTTGGTGCTAATATTTTTAGTACTTACTATATCGAGATAAAAGATGGAACATTAGA AATCAAAGAAGATATTAAGAAGAAGTGTCTTAACGATTGGATAATAGCAGCAAAATGGTTTACTTTTTCTGGATGTGATTATTTAGTTAATTTATCGGCTCATAATAGCGTATGTGTTTATAATACATCTAACAATCACTGCCAAGAGAAATGGTGCGAAGAAAAGTGTATTCT ATACACTGGTTCTATTTTTGTAAAAAGCAACAAGGACTTGGTAGTCTTTGGCGGAACTGTCTTTCAAGAAATATTAATATGGGAATTAGATCATGCTACGTGTTCAAACGAAGTTATGCCAGTTTTACACCGTTTACAGGGACATAAT ggtgtcattttttcagttatATACAACCCAATCACAAAACTGATTTGTTCCACATCTGACGATAGAACCATCAGATTATGGACAATAAATTGTAGTGacaaagaaaatgaaaatgatataaaCTGGAGAGAAGCAAAAATAACATTAACAAGAACAATGTTTGGTCATACAGCTAGGATATGGAGGTCCATTATTAGGAATGAAACTTTGATAACAATAG GATTCTCTTATGTGTATCTGGTCATTGAATGGTAA
- the Trs31 gene encoding trafficking protein particle complex subunit 31 isoform X5, translating into MISKLLCTDVLAIHCRHNLIFVGIGTTLHIFRADTFELEKKIDCLYPNNIHGIVEGPNNKLAVFGANIFSTYYIEIKDGTLEIKEDIKKKCLNDWIIAAKWFTFSGCDYLVNLSAHNSVCVYNTSNNHCQEKWCEEKCILYTGSIFVKSNKDLVVFGGTVFQEILIWELDHATCSNEVMPVLHRLQGHNLYTTQSQN; encoded by the exons ATGATCTCAAAACTATTGTGCACCGATGTTCTTGCTATCCATTGCAGacacaatttaatttttgttg GTATAGGTACAACATTGCATATTTTTCGTGCTGACACGTTCGAATTAGAAAAGAAAATAGATTGTCTTTATCCAAATAATATACATGGAATCGTTGAAGGTCCCAATAATAAATTAGCTGTGTTTGGTGCTAATATTTTTAGTACTTACTATATCGAGATAAAAGATGGAACATTAGA AATCAAAGAAGATATTAAGAAGAAGTGTCTTAACGATTGGATAATAGCAGCAAAATGGTTTACTTTTTCTGGATGTGATTATTTAGTTAATTTATCGGCTCATAATAGCGTATGTGTTTATAATACATCTAACAATCACTGCCAAGAGAAATGGTGCGAAGAAAAGTGTATTCT ATACACTGGTTCTATTTTTGTAAAAAGCAACAAGGACTTGGTAGTCTTTGGCGGAACTGTCTTTCAAGAAATATTAATATGGGAATTAGATCATGCTACGTGTTCAAACGAAGTTATGCCAGTTTTACACCGTTTACAGGGACATAAT ttatATACAACCCAATCACAAAACTGA
- the Trs31 gene encoding trafficking protein particle complex subunit 31 isoform X6, which produces MATITISAVRTRTSILDKSLSKGKGEVSLSCFALLFSELVQYCQNRVYTVPELQNKLAEIGAEVGHRITDLLVVREKGGKREIKLLNILLFIKSTVWKSLFGREADKLEHANDDERTYYIIEKEALVNKFISVPKDKGSLNCASFIAGIVEAILCDCGFPAKVTAHWHKGTTYMVKFDDAVVARDKQLEDR; this is translated from the exons atggcaactATTACGATATCGGCCGTTCGAACGCGAACAAGCATCCTTGATAAATCGCTGAGTAAAGGAAAAGGAGAGGTTAGCCTAAGTTGTTTTGCACTCTTGTTTTCGGAACTCGTACAGTACTGTCAAAATCGAGTTTACACCGTACCAGAGTTACAAAACAA ATTGGCAGAAATAGGCGCAGAAGTTGGGCATAGAATAACAGACCTTCTGGTTGTTCGTGAAAAAGGAGGAAAGCGTGAAATTAAATTGCTGAACATTCTGTTGTTCATCAAAAGCACAGTGTGGAAATCGTTATTTGGTCGCGAGGCTGACAAATTGGAACATGCAAACGACGATGAGCGTACCTACTACATTATAGAGAAAGAAGCATTAGTGAATAAATTTATATCGGTACCGAAAGATAAAGGCAGCTTAAATTGTGCTTCTTTTATTGCTGGAATAGTCGAAGCTATTCTTTGCGATTGTGGTTTT CCAGCAAAGGTGACAGCACATTGGCACAAAGGAACTACGTACATGGTTAAATTTGACGATGCAGTTGTTGCTCGTGACaaacaattagaagatcgataa
- the Trs31 gene encoding trafficking protein particle complex subunit 31 isoform X3, translating to MISKLLCTDVLAIHCRHNLIFVGIGTTLHIFRADTFELEKKIDCLYPNNIHGIVEGPNNKLAVFGANIFSTYYIEIKDGTLEIKEDIKKKCLNDWIIAAKWFTFSGCDYLVNLSAHNSVCVYNTSNNHCQEKWCEEKCILYTGSIFVKSNKDLVVFGGTVFQEILIWELDHATCSNEVMPVLHRLQGHNGVIFSVIYNPITKLICSTSDDRTIRLWTINCSDKENENDINWREAKITLTRTMFGHTARIWRSIIRNETLITIGEDSLMCIWSLNGKLLHKICAHHGAAIWSIDTSADDKYVFTGGADGAVHIWLLDNNYTQKVFSIPKRFSCTSPKYVCYLNNGNFLVFNEDGNLFVVNKLHNDLIESLYLEKYSSYCVMEVSLCRSFVCFASRDGYVAIYKATVKKLELILEEKIMNSQIFSVQWLQDNKVIACGSNGILKIFIFDTIGNITIESICLLPPSRERWLTAAVLYKRLLVCGDRAGNMHIFKLQENVLHEEINMMEADNKPIQTFTKVHGKIGIQNFLIIGSKLISSGRDGMLRFYELNNLENPTLLRSLHKERMPMDWISGSLKISNDILVLGFKEVEFLVYSMFYHRTVARIPCGGGHRSWDCMLSEWFPHERSVLYRSYTKT from the exons ATGATCTCAAAACTATTGTGCACCGATGTTCTTGCTATCCATTGCAGacacaatttaatttttgttg GTATAGGTACAACATTGCATATTTTTCGTGCTGACACGTTCGAATTAGAAAAGAAAATAGATTGTCTTTATCCAAATAATATACATGGAATCGTTGAAGGTCCCAATAATAAATTAGCTGTGTTTGGTGCTAATATTTTTAGTACTTACTATATCGAGATAAAAGATGGAACATTAGA AATCAAAGAAGATATTAAGAAGAAGTGTCTTAACGATTGGATAATAGCAGCAAAATGGTTTACTTTTTCTGGATGTGATTATTTAGTTAATTTATCGGCTCATAATAGCGTATGTGTTTATAATACATCTAACAATCACTGCCAAGAGAAATGGTGCGAAGAAAAGTGTATTCT ATACACTGGTTCTATTTTTGTAAAAAGCAACAAGGACTTGGTAGTCTTTGGCGGAACTGTCTTTCAAGAAATATTAATATGGGAATTAGATCATGCTACGTGTTCAAACGAAGTTATGCCAGTTTTACACCGTTTACAGGGACATAAT ggtgtcattttttcagttatATACAACCCAATCACAAAACTGATTTGTTCCACATCTGACGATAGAACCATCAGATTATGGACAATAAATTGTAGTGacaaagaaaatgaaaatgatataaaCTGGAGAGAAGCAAAAATAACATTAACAAGAACAATGTTTGGTCATACAGCTAGGATATGGAGGTCCATTATTAGGAATGAAACTTTGATAACAATAGGTGAA GATTCTCTTATGTGTATCTGGTCATTGAATGGTAAACTGCTTCACAAAATTTGTGCTCATCACGGAGCTGCTATATGGAGCATTGATACATCAGCTGATGATAAATATGTTTTTACTGGAGGAGCTGATGGTGCAGTCCACATATGGCTTCTTGATAATAATTACACTCAAAAGGTTTTCTCAATACCTAAACGCTTTTCATGTACTTCGCCAAAATATGTTTGTTATTTAAACAATGGAAACTTTTTGGTCTTCAATGAAGACGGGAATCTTTTTGTTGTTAATAAGTTGCACAACGATCTGATAGAATCGCTGTATCTAGAAAAATATAGTTCATACTGTGTTATGGAAGTATCTCTATGTCGATCTTTTGTTTGCTTCGCATCAAGAGATGGATATGTCGCAATCTATAAAG CAACTGTTAAAAAGTTAGAACTGATTCTTGAAGAAAAGATAATGAACTCCCAGATATTCTCTGTTCAATGGTTGCAAGATAATAAAGTAATAGCGTGTGGATCAAatggaatattaaaaatattcatcTTTGATACAATAG GAAATATTACTATAGAATCAATTTGTCTGTTACCACCTAGTCGTGAACGCTGGCTAACAGCTGCTGTACTTTACAAACGATTGTTAGTATGCGGAGATAGAGCTGGAAATATGCACATTTTCAAACTTCAAGAAAATGTTTTACACGAGGAAATAAATATGATGGAAGCGGATAATAAACCTATTCAAACTTTTACTAAGGTTCATGGGAAAATTGGCATTCAAAACTTTTTAATCATAGGTTCAAAATTGATATCATCAGGTCGTGATGGAATGTTGAGATTTTATGAATTAAACAACCTTGAAAATCCCACATTGCTGCGTAGTTTACATAAAGAAAGAATGCCAATGGACTGGATCAGTGGAagcttaaaaatttcaaatgacATCCTCGTATTAGGTTTTAAGGAG GTGGAGTTTCTGGTATACAGCATGTTTTATCATAGAACAGTAGCGAGAATTCCTTGCGGTGGAGGTCATAGATCATGGGACTGTATGCTATCAG AATGGTTTCCACACGAAAGAAGTGTGCTGTATCGATCCTATACTAAAACTTGA
- the Nd-b15 gene encoding NADH dehydrogenase (ubiquinone) B15 subunit, giving the protein MSSNKFETFDVSPESREAIEQRAARRKALRESYLRQVHNPVKQQLIMDEGIYRYSIVRQFHEQFGKVTIRSYILGYGITTGIFVLYTWIGKRIKNREEHLWSTGQVPYADRKYKFNT; this is encoded by the exons ATGAGTTCGAACAAGTTTGAGACGTTTGACGTTTCTCCGGAGAGCAGAGAAGCGATAGAACAAAGAGCTGCGAGAAGGAAAGCATTACGTGAAAGTTATCTGAGACAGGTTCATAATCCAGTAAAGCAACAACTTATC ATGGATGAAGGGATATACAGATATAGCATTGTGAGACAGTTCCATGAGCAGTTTGGAAAAGTAACTATTAGAAGTTATATACTAGGTTACGGTATTACTACTGGGATATTTGTTTTATATACTTGGATTGGAAAAAGGATAAAG AATAGAGAGGAGCACCTGTGGTCAACTGGTCAAGTACCCTATGCTGATAGGAAATACAAATTTAACACTTAA
- the Mrpl20 gene encoding mitochondrial ribosomal protein L20, translating to MVFLTPLSFMRSRGPDEFWRKRQIFKLAAHYIGRKRNCYSIAIRNVQRALLKSTHGRELKKEDMKKLWETRIDAASNEHGISFKILMEGLTRCNILLNRKSLATLAVWEPRTFKGLLDVACAKTKIGGDRHVVNTPMPKSVLTKGLVDD from the exons ATGGTATTTTTAACACCGCTATCGTTCATGAGATCTCGAGGTCCAGATGAATTCTGGCGAAAACGACAAATATTTAAACTGGCTGCT CATTACATAGGCAGAAAAAGAAACTGTTATAGCATAGCTATCAGAAATGTACAGAGGGCATTGTTAAAATCTACCCATGGAAGAGAACTCAAAAAGGAGGACATGAAAAAG CTTTGGGAAACTAGAATAGATGCTGCTAGCAATGAACATGGTATTAGTTTCAAAATATTGATGGAAGGATTGACTAGGTGTAACATTTTACTTAATCGCAAGTCTCTAGCAACTCTGGCTGTATGGGAACCACGAACGTTTAAAGGTTTATTGGATGTTGCTTGTGCCAAGACAAAGATAGGAGGAGATAGGCATGTTGTAAACACGCCTATGCCCAAGAGCGTTCTAACCAAAGGATTAGTAGACGATTAA
- the Trs31 gene encoding trafficking protein particle complex subunit 31 isoform X2, whose translation MPVLHRLQGHNGVIFSVIYNPITKLICSTSDDRTIRLWTINCSDKENENDINWREAKITLTRTMFGHTARIWRSIIRNETLITIGEDSLMCIWSLNGKLLHKICAHHGAAIWSIDTSADDKYVFTGGADGAVHIWLLDNNYTQKVFSIPKRFSCTSPKYVCYLNNGNFLVFNEDGNLFVVNKLHNDLIESLYLEKYSSYCVMEVSLCRSFVCFASRDGYVAIYKATVKKLELILEEKIMNSQIFSVQWLQDNKVIACGSNGILKIFIFDTIGNITIESICLLPPSRERWLTAAVLYKRLLVCGDRAGNMHIFKLQENVLHEEINMMEADNKPIQTFTKVHGKIGIQNFLIIGSKLISSGRDGMLRFYELNNLENPTLLRSLHKERMPMDWISGSLKISNDILVLGFKEVEFLVYSMFYHRTVARIPCGGGHRSWDCMLSGELIRFLYIRNKRVYVFEFSLNSIKSPVLLNGFHTKEVCCIDPILKLDNENVLISGGEDGSLRVSTVSNVEIKNHLSFRMLGIFNGHISSIKSIVSMSLQSTLLCSKNLVFSVGGRAQMKVWEIDIKNSETTLKDSDISCFDVTSHMLYGFDQLRKKQLQVNHLYIIQPETRYMDIAIYRDINNVHYILPFIACADGFVRIFLYNSNTKCVSLKVHAKIVDRCIVKISILKCEEKVILLTMSTDGVGRLIDFTEVVSIISKGGIQSDDLELKDCAGTILAKFNLHQSGINSYDIKVIKKDEYLLATGGDDNLFNLTHFKVCLSEDDNQTRVILLSKWNTSTVHIAQITGIKFHGENTIFSVGLDQKINMYSYNFTNDILSVKILKTIVTFVTDVKGLTLWDTPKGEPAICAYGKGFEVLLVQ comes from the exons ATGCCAGTTTTACACCGTTTACAGGGACATAAT ggtgtcattttttcagttatATACAACCCAATCACAAAACTGATTTGTTCCACATCTGACGATAGAACCATCAGATTATGGACAATAAATTGTAGTGacaaagaaaatgaaaatgatataaaCTGGAGAGAAGCAAAAATAACATTAACAAGAACAATGTTTGGTCATACAGCTAGGATATGGAGGTCCATTATTAGGAATGAAACTTTGATAACAATAGGTGAA GATTCTCTTATGTGTATCTGGTCATTGAATGGTAAACTGCTTCACAAAATTTGTGCTCATCACGGAGCTGCTATATGGAGCATTGATACATCAGCTGATGATAAATATGTTTTTACTGGAGGAGCTGATGGTGCAGTCCACATATGGCTTCTTGATAATAATTACACTCAAAAGGTTTTCTCAATACCTAAACGCTTTTCATGTACTTCGCCAAAATATGTTTGTTATTTAAACAATGGAAACTTTTTGGTCTTCAATGAAGACGGGAATCTTTTTGTTGTTAATAAGTTGCACAACGATCTGATAGAATCGCTGTATCTAGAAAAATATAGTTCATACTGTGTTATGGAAGTATCTCTATGTCGATCTTTTGTTTGCTTCGCATCAAGAGATGGATATGTCGCAATCTATAAAG CAACTGTTAAAAAGTTAGAACTGATTCTTGAAGAAAAGATAATGAACTCCCAGATATTCTCTGTTCAATGGTTGCAAGATAATAAAGTAATAGCGTGTGGATCAAatggaatattaaaaatattcatcTTTGATACAATAG GAAATATTACTATAGAATCAATTTGTCTGTTACCACCTAGTCGTGAACGCTGGCTAACAGCTGCTGTACTTTACAAACGATTGTTAGTATGCGGAGATAGAGCTGGAAATATGCACATTTTCAAACTTCAAGAAAATGTTTTACACGAGGAAATAAATATGATGGAAGCGGATAATAAACCTATTCAAACTTTTACTAAGGTTCATGGGAAAATTGGCATTCAAAACTTTTTAATCATAGGTTCAAAATTGATATCATCAGGTCGTGATGGAATGTTGAGATTTTATGAATTAAACAACCTTGAAAATCCCACATTGCTGCGTAGTTTACATAAAGAAAGAATGCCAATGGACTGGATCAGTGGAagcttaaaaatttcaaatgacATCCTCGTATTAGGTTTTAAGGAG GTGGAGTTTCTGGTATACAGCATGTTTTATCATAGAACAGTAGCGAGAATTCCTTGCGGTGGAGGTCATAGATCATGGGACTGTATGCTATCAGGTGAATTAATTAGGTTTCTTTATATTCGTAACAAGCGAGTATATGTTTtcgaattttcattaaattctaTCAAATCGCCGGTTTTATTA AATGGTTTCCACACGAAAGAAGTGTGCTGTATCGATCCTATACTAAAACTTGATAATGAGAATGTTTTGATATCTGGAGGAGAAGACGGCAGTCTGCGTGTTTCGACTGTTTCAAATGTAGAGATAAAGAACCATTTGAGTTTTCGTATGTTAGGAATTTTTAATGGTCATATCTCCAGCATTAAGTCTATAGTTTCCATGAGTTTGCAATCGACTTTATTGTGCAGTAAGAACCTTGTATTTTCGGTGGGTGGAAGAGCACAAATGAAAGTATGGGAAATCGATATAAAAAATAGTGAGACTACTTTGAAAGACTCggatatttcttgtttcgatgtTACATCTCATATGCTGTATGGATTCGACCAACTGCGAAAGAAACAATTACAAGTTAATCACTTGTACATCATTCAACCTGAAACTCGATATATGGATATTGCAATATATCGTGACATAAACAATGTACATTACATACTCCCTTTTATTGCTTGCGCGGATGGATTCGTCAG aatatttttatataattcgaACACAAAGTGTGTCTCGTTAAAAGTACATGCGAAAATTGTAGATCGTTGTATAGTAAAAATAAGTATTTTAAAGTGTGAAGAAAAGGTAATTCTCTTAACTATGTCAACCGATGGAGTTGGTCGTCTTATCGATTTTACCGAAGTCGTTTCGATCATATCAAAAGGAGGAATACAAAGCGACGATCTGGAATTAAAAGATTGTGCCGGAACAATTCTTGCAAAATTCAATTTACATCAATCTGGAATTAACTCGTACGACATCAAAGTAATCAAGAAAGATGAGTATTTATTGGCAACTGGTGGCGacgataatttatttaatcttaCACATTTTAAAGTTTGTTTATCTGAAGACGATAATCAAACACGCGTTATATTGTTATCGAAATGGAATACATCAACCGTGCATATCGCACAAATTACAG GCATAAAGTTTCAcggagaaaatacaatttttagcgTTGGATTGGACCAAAAAATCAATATGTACAGTTATAATTTCACCAATGATATTTTAtctgtaaaaatattgaaaacaatTGTTACTTTTGTAACAGATGTAAAAGGCCTAACTTTATGGGATACACCAAA GGGTGAACCAGCTATATGCGCTTACGGTAAAGGTTTTGAAGTCCTACTTGTACAATAA
- the Trs31 gene encoding trafficking protein particle complex subunit 31 isoform X1, whose protein sequence is MISKLLCTDVLAIHCRHNLIFVGIGTTLHIFRADTFELEKKIDCLYPNNIHGIVEGPNNKLAVFGANIFSTYYIEIKDGTLEIKEDIKKKCLNDWIIAAKWFTFSGCDYLVNLSAHNSVCVYNTSNNHCQEKWCEEKCILYTGSIFVKSNKDLVVFGGTVFQEILIWELDHATCSNEVMPVLHRLQGHNGVIFSVIYNPITKLICSTSDDRTIRLWTINCSDKENENDINWREAKITLTRTMFGHTARIWRSIIRNETLITIGEDSLMCIWSLNGKLLHKICAHHGAAIWSIDTSADDKYVFTGGADGAVHIWLLDNNYTQKVFSIPKRFSCTSPKYVCYLNNGNFLVFNEDGNLFVVNKLHNDLIESLYLEKYSSYCVMEVSLCRSFVCFASRDGYVAIYKATVKKLELILEEKIMNSQIFSVQWLQDNKVIACGSNGILKIFIFDTIGNITIESICLLPPSRERWLTAAVLYKRLLVCGDRAGNMHIFKLQENVLHEEINMMEADNKPIQTFTKVHGKIGIQNFLIIGSKLISSGRDGMLRFYELNNLENPTLLRSLHKERMPMDWISGSLKISNDILVLGFKEVEFLVYSMFYHRTVARIPCGGGHRSWDCMLSGELIRFLYIRNKRVYVFEFSLNSIKSPVLLNGFHTKEVCCIDPILKLDNENVLISGGEDGSLRVSTVSNVEIKNHLSFRMLGIFNGHISSIKSIVSMSLQSTLLCSKNLVFSVGGRAQMKVWEIDIKNSETTLKDSDISCFDVTSHMLYGFDQLRKKQLQVNHLYIIQPETRYMDIAIYRDINNVHYILPFIACADGFVRIFLYNSNTKCVSLKVHAKIVDRCIVKISILKCEEKVILLTMSTDGVGRLIDFTEVVSIISKGGIQSDDLELKDCAGTILAKFNLHQSGINSYDIKVIKKDEYLLATGGDDNLFNLTHFKVCLSEDDNQTRVILLSKWNTSTVHIAQITGIKFHGENTIFSVGLDQKINMYSYNFTNDILSVKILKTIVTFVTDVKGLTLWDTPKGEPAICAYGKGFEVLLVQ, encoded by the exons ATGATCTCAAAACTATTGTGCACCGATGTTCTTGCTATCCATTGCAGacacaatttaatttttgttg GTATAGGTACAACATTGCATATTTTTCGTGCTGACACGTTCGAATTAGAAAAGAAAATAGATTGTCTTTATCCAAATAATATACATGGAATCGTTGAAGGTCCCAATAATAAATTAGCTGTGTTTGGTGCTAATATTTTTAGTACTTACTATATCGAGATAAAAGATGGAACATTAGA AATCAAAGAAGATATTAAGAAGAAGTGTCTTAACGATTGGATAATAGCAGCAAAATGGTTTACTTTTTCTGGATGTGATTATTTAGTTAATTTATCGGCTCATAATAGCGTATGTGTTTATAATACATCTAACAATCACTGCCAAGAGAAATGGTGCGAAGAAAAGTGTATTCT ATACACTGGTTCTATTTTTGTAAAAAGCAACAAGGACTTGGTAGTCTTTGGCGGAACTGTCTTTCAAGAAATATTAATATGGGAATTAGATCATGCTACGTGTTCAAACGAAGTTATGCCAGTTTTACACCGTTTACAGGGACATAAT ggtgtcattttttcagttatATACAACCCAATCACAAAACTGATTTGTTCCACATCTGACGATAGAACCATCAGATTATGGACAATAAATTGTAGTGacaaagaaaatgaaaatgatataaaCTGGAGAGAAGCAAAAATAACATTAACAAGAACAATGTTTGGTCATACAGCTAGGATATGGAGGTCCATTATTAGGAATGAAACTTTGATAACAATAGGTGAA GATTCTCTTATGTGTATCTGGTCATTGAATGGTAAACTGCTTCACAAAATTTGTGCTCATCACGGAGCTGCTATATGGAGCATTGATACATCAGCTGATGATAAATATGTTTTTACTGGAGGAGCTGATGGTGCAGTCCACATATGGCTTCTTGATAATAATTACACTCAAAAGGTTTTCTCAATACCTAAACGCTTTTCATGTACTTCGCCAAAATATGTTTGTTATTTAAACAATGGAAACTTTTTGGTCTTCAATGAAGACGGGAATCTTTTTGTTGTTAATAAGTTGCACAACGATCTGATAGAATCGCTGTATCTAGAAAAATATAGTTCATACTGTGTTATGGAAGTATCTCTATGTCGATCTTTTGTTTGCTTCGCATCAAGAGATGGATATGTCGCAATCTATAAAG CAACTGTTAAAAAGTTAGAACTGATTCTTGAAGAAAAGATAATGAACTCCCAGATATTCTCTGTTCAATGGTTGCAAGATAATAAAGTAATAGCGTGTGGATCAAatggaatattaaaaatattcatcTTTGATACAATAG GAAATATTACTATAGAATCAATTTGTCTGTTACCACCTAGTCGTGAACGCTGGCTAACAGCTGCTGTACTTTACAAACGATTGTTAGTATGCGGAGATAGAGCTGGAAATATGCACATTTTCAAACTTCAAGAAAATGTTTTACACGAGGAAATAAATATGATGGAAGCGGATAATAAACCTATTCAAACTTTTACTAAGGTTCATGGGAAAATTGGCATTCAAAACTTTTTAATCATAGGTTCAAAATTGATATCATCAGGTCGTGATGGAATGTTGAGATTTTATGAATTAAACAACCTTGAAAATCCCACATTGCTGCGTAGTTTACATAAAGAAAGAATGCCAATGGACTGGATCAGTGGAagcttaaaaatttcaaatgacATCCTCGTATTAGGTTTTAAGGAG GTGGAGTTTCTGGTATACAGCATGTTTTATCATAGAACAGTAGCGAGAATTCCTTGCGGTGGAGGTCATAGATCATGGGACTGTATGCTATCAGGTGAATTAATTAGGTTTCTTTATATTCGTAACAAGCGAGTATATGTTTtcgaattttcattaaattctaTCAAATCGCCGGTTTTATTA AATGGTTTCCACACGAAAGAAGTGTGCTGTATCGATCCTATACTAAAACTTGATAATGAGAATGTTTTGATATCTGGAGGAGAAGACGGCAGTCTGCGTGTTTCGACTGTTTCAAATGTAGAGATAAAGAACCATTTGAGTTTTCGTATGTTAGGAATTTTTAATGGTCATATCTCCAGCATTAAGTCTATAGTTTCCATGAGTTTGCAATCGACTTTATTGTGCAGTAAGAACCTTGTATTTTCGGTGGGTGGAAGAGCACAAATGAAAGTATGGGAAATCGATATAAAAAATAGTGAGACTACTTTGAAAGACTCggatatttcttgtttcgatgtTACATCTCATATGCTGTATGGATTCGACCAACTGCGAAAGAAACAATTACAAGTTAATCACTTGTACATCATTCAACCTGAAACTCGATATATGGATATTGCAATATATCGTGACATAAACAATGTACATTACATACTCCCTTTTATTGCTTGCGCGGATGGATTCGTCAG aatatttttatataattcgaACACAAAGTGTGTCTCGTTAAAAGTACATGCGAAAATTGTAGATCGTTGTATAGTAAAAATAAGTATTTTAAAGTGTGAAGAAAAGGTAATTCTCTTAACTATGTCAACCGATGGAGTTGGTCGTCTTATCGATTTTACCGAAGTCGTTTCGATCATATCAAAAGGAGGAATACAAAGCGACGATCTGGAATTAAAAGATTGTGCCGGAACAATTCTTGCAAAATTCAATTTACATCAATCTGGAATTAACTCGTACGACATCAAAGTAATCAAGAAAGATGAGTATTTATTGGCAACTGGTGGCGacgataatttatttaatcttaCACATTTTAAAGTTTGTTTATCTGAAGACGATAATCAAACACGCGTTATATTGTTATCGAAATGGAATACATCAACCGTGCATATCGCACAAATTACAG GCATAAAGTTTCAcggagaaaatacaatttttagcgTTGGATTGGACCAAAAAATCAATATGTACAGTTATAATTTCACCAATGATATTTTAtctgtaaaaatattgaaaacaatTGTTACTTTTGTAACAGATGTAAAAGGCCTAACTTTATGGGATACACCAAA GGGTGAACCAGCTATATGCGCTTACGGTAAAGGTTTTGAAGTCCTACTTGTACAATAA